Proteins from a single region of Flavobacterium sp. YJ01:
- a CDS encoding metallophosphoesterase has product MNKILFSAIALVFATTAMAQLPKIPAAYSNLGYDTNGRLYFKDKDEKYFAEEFKNPLTTEQLLGKPKGTENGVQMDFGTLKGTVTYGLIPYGKVPHPLPVYRKTVKIEDGKIELNIKEDFKYPYDFVDWKKNGYLNLGYRIADEQGMLLFDGIIALKGEGPFEVIPAIYEGPFVNMLTDNSAVIWCKTTHPVKAEIEINGKVYKDEHETTLHRWNIAGLTPNTKHNYKVKYGIQSQSYHLKTAPSKGSREAFVFGYASDSRHATGGGERKILGANAYIMKKMAALAHMKDVSFMQFTGDMINGYLSSKEQQRLEYSNWKKSIEPFWHYMPFYIGMGNHEALGLIFKDENGKQQAFIDAFPYETQSAEALFAEEFVNPENGPDSEDDNKYDPDPKNIDFPSYKENVFYYTYGNVAMIVLNSNYWYAPSIANQTASSGGLHGYLMDNQLQWLRETISKLERDKNIDHIFLTQHTPAFPNGGHSKDVMWYSGNNEKRPYIGGKPVDKGIIERRDEYLDILINESKKVVGMLTGDEHNYNWLKLTADMPIYPENYPHKKLNVSRPIYQINNGAAGAPYYGQEVLPWSKHTQSFSVENALCLFYVEGKKITMKVFNPDTLNQIDEVELR; this is encoded by the coding sequence ATGAATAAGATACTATTTTCTGCTATTGCGTTGGTGTTTGCTACAACAGCAATGGCGCAACTTCCTAAAATTCCTGCGGCATACAGTAACCTGGGCTATGATACTAATGGAAGGTTATATTTTAAAGATAAGGATGAAAAATACTTTGCAGAAGAATTTAAAAATCCGCTAACGACCGAACAACTTCTTGGTAAACCGAAAGGTACTGAAAATGGAGTTCAGATGGATTTTGGGACTTTAAAAGGAACGGTAACCTATGGCTTAATCCCTTACGGAAAAGTTCCGCATCCCCTTCCCGTATATCGAAAAACCGTCAAAATTGAAGACGGTAAAATAGAGCTCAATATAAAAGAGGATTTCAAGTATCCGTATGATTTTGTAGACTGGAAGAAAAATGGGTACCTGAACCTTGGCTACCGAATTGCTGATGAGCAAGGTATGCTTTTGTTTGATGGCATAATTGCTTTAAAAGGTGAAGGACCATTTGAAGTCATACCGGCAATTTATGAAGGACCTTTTGTAAATATGCTTACTGATAACTCTGCTGTAATCTGGTGCAAAACCACACATCCCGTAAAGGCCGAAATTGAAATCAATGGCAAAGTTTATAAAGATGAGCACGAAACAACGCTGCATCGCTGGAATATAGCAGGACTTACCCCAAATACAAAGCACAACTATAAGGTAAAATATGGGATACAATCGCAATCGTATCATCTTAAAACTGCACCATCTAAAGGCAGCAGAGAAGCGTTCGTATTTGGTTATGCAAGCGACAGCCGCCATGCTACAGGTGGAGGTGAACGGAAAATCCTTGGAGCCAACGCCTATATAATGAAAAAAATGGCTGCACTTGCTCACATGAAGGACGTGAGCTTTATGCAATTCACCGGTGATATGATTAACGGCTATTTGAGCAGCAAAGAACAGCAGAGACTGGAATATTCTAACTGGAAAAAATCCATTGAACCATTTTGGCACTACATGCCCTTTTATATAGGTATGGGTAATCATGAAGCATTAGGTCTTATTTTTAAAGATGAAAACGGCAAGCAACAGGCATTTATTGATGCTTTTCCTTATGAGACCCAATCAGCAGAAGCACTTTTTGCAGAGGAATTTGTAAATCCAGAAAATGGTCCAGATAGCGAGGATGATAACAAGTATGACCCTGACCCTAAAAATATAGACTTCCCTTCCTATAAGGAAAATGTGTTTTATTATACCTACGGAAACGTGGCGATGATTGTCCTTAATAGCAATTACTGGTATGCACCTTCCATTGCTAATCAAACGGCTTCCAGCGGAGGGTTGCATGGGTATTTAATGGATAACCAACTTCAATGGCTTCGTGAAACGATCTCAAAGTTGGAAAGAGACAAGAATATTGACCATATTTTTCTTACACAACATACTCCTGCATTTCCTAATGGAGGACACAGTAAAGATGTGATGTGGTACAGCGGTAACAACGAAAAAAGACCCTACATTGGAGGAAAGCCCGTTGATAAAGGAATTATAGAACGCAGAGATGAATATTTAGATATTTTGATTAATGAAAGTAAGAAAGTGGTGGGGATGCTTACAGGAGATGAACATAACTATAACTGGTTAAAACTTACCGCTGATATGCCAATTTACCCCGAGAATTATCCGCATAAAAAACTTAACGTATCGCGCCCAATCTATCAAATCAATAATGGTGCAGCAGGAGCTCCTTATTATGGTCAGGAAGTATTGCCATGGAGTAAGCATACCCAGTCATTTAGCGTGGAAAATGCACTGTGCCTGTTTTATGTGGAGGGAAAAAAAATAACAATGAAAGTATTTAATCCGGACACATTAAATCAAATAGATGAAGTCGAATTAAGATAG
- the chrA gene encoding chromate efflux transporter, whose protein sequence is MEENVTLKEIAKVFSKLGIIGFGGPAAHIAMMRDEVVVKRKWMSEQHFLDLLGATNLIPGPNSTEMAIHIGYDKGGWKGLLTAGLCFILPAVLITGILAYLYSLYGQLPEVQPFIYGIKPAIIAIILAAIYPLAKQSVKSINLGLIGITVLLAAVFGVNEIYLMFGAGLLAFGWHTVQNRQNDTLQSIVPFNLLQITQTTFWTATNAKLFWTFLKIGSILYGSGYVLFAFLDTELVATGLLTRQQLMDAIAVGQFTPGPVFSSVTFIGFQINGLSGAFISTVAIFLPSFVFVALLNPLMKKLRNSKGLSSFLDAVNVASVAIIMAVCYEMGKETITDWRTMLIAVLSIAITFGYKKLNSAVVVLGGSLLGYVLFQI, encoded by the coding sequence ATGGAAGAGAATGTAACCTTAAAAGAAATAGCAAAAGTTTTCAGTAAGTTGGGGATTATAGGGTTTGGAGGTCCAGCAGCACATATTGCCATGATGCGGGATGAAGTGGTGGTTAAACGAAAATGGATGAGTGAACAGCACTTTTTGGATTTACTAGGTGCTACCAACCTTATTCCGGGACCTAACAGCACGGAAATGGCTATTCATATTGGCTATGATAAAGGTGGTTGGAAAGGCTTATTGACAGCCGGTTTATGCTTTATTCTGCCTGCCGTTTTAATAACAGGAATTTTAGCGTATTTGTATAGCCTTTACGGACAGCTACCCGAAGTACAACCTTTTATCTATGGTATCAAACCTGCTATAATAGCCATTATTCTGGCTGCAATTTATCCATTGGCAAAACAATCTGTCAAATCCATAAATTTAGGTCTTATTGGTATTACTGTTTTATTAGCGGCGGTGTTTGGAGTTAATGAAATTTATTTAATGTTTGGTGCAGGTTTGTTAGCATTTGGATGGCACACAGTTCAGAACAGGCAAAATGATACTTTGCAAAGTATTGTTCCGTTTAACTTACTTCAAATTACACAGACAACTTTTTGGACAGCGACAAATGCCAAACTGTTTTGGACATTTCTTAAAATTGGCTCCATACTTTATGGGAGCGGATATGTGCTATTTGCCTTTTTAGATACAGAATTGGTAGCAACAGGTCTGCTCACAAGACAGCAATTGATGGATGCCATTGCGGTAGGTCAGTTCACACCTGGTCCTGTTTTTTCGTCGGTAACGTTTATTGGCTTTCAAATCAATGGGCTTTCAGGTGCTTTTATTTCAACTGTTGCTATTTTTCTTCCCTCATTTGTTTTTGTAGCACTGCTTAATCCCTTAATGAAAAAGCTACGAAATTCTAAAGGATTATCATCCTTTTTAGATGCTGTAAATGTTGCATCGGTAGCCATAATTATGGCTGTGTGCTATGAAATGGGTAAAGAAACCATTACCGATTGGAGGACGATGTTAATTGCAGTTTTAAGCATTGCAATAACTTTTGGATACAAAAAATTAAATAGTGCTGTTGTAGTTTTGGGCGGTTCCTTATTAGGATATGTGTTATTTCAAATTTAA